The stretch of DNA CTTCTGGAGCTTTTGTTCGGTACTGAAGATTAGAGGCAAAAACGATCTCATCAAATGTTCTATTGAGTGATTTACTCTCAAAATTCTTTGCACGAAGCTCTTCTGTAAAACGAACTTCTGTCCCTTTTTCAATGTTAACCCCTTCAACAGCAACCCAATACTTTTTCTTTGTATCGTCAATCTGCATATACGTATAACCGCCCCCTTGAAGCGTATCAACAACAATACCTTCAAACACATCACCCGCATGAAGGTTTCCCATGAGGGCGAATGCAAGGGCTAATAATTTTATTTTATTCATTTTTTTTCCTTTAAAAGTCTGTTTTTATACGATATCAAAATGAGCAGTAGCACCACGCCACTGCACACATACACCCATGTAGGAATCGGCACAGGATCACCCGTCGCATACGAGTGCATGCCAGCAAGATAAAAGTTGACGCCAAAATACGTCATCAGTATGGATGCAAAGCCCAAAAGCGAGAGCACCGCAAACAGATAATGCGAATAAAACCGCGGCACAAGCCTTACATGTAAAATGATCGTGTAGATTAAAATGGAGATGTACGCCCATGTCTCTTTTGGATCCCATCCCCAGTAACGACCCCATGACTCGTTCGCCCAAACACCACCCAAGAAATTGCCGATAACCAGAAGTGTCAGTCCTAAAATCAGCGTGATTTCATTGATGGTGGTGAGGTGCTTGATGGTTACTAGTGTTTGGTTAGAACTTTTACATGTAAAGAGTATCAGCGTGAAAAATCCCAGCGCACACCCTAACGCTAAAAAGCCGTAACTTGCTGTAATGATGGAGACGTGTACACTCAGCCAAAACGATTTTAAAACAGGTACAAGGTTGGTGATCTCTGGGTCAATGTGCCCGAGGTGTGCCACAAACATAAAGATGCCTGCCATCATTACCGAACCAGAGAGTGCAAACAACGAACGGCGTAAAAAGAGCATGCAAAAAAGCAGACACGACCATGCGATATAGACAATGGACTCATACGTATCGCTCAAAGGTGCATGCCCGCTGACGTACCAACGCAGTGCCAACCCACATGTATGCAGTACAAAAAGCGATGCGACGATGAAAAAGAGTGCGCGATCTAGTTTACATGTAAACGTTTGAGGCGCAAAAACCCGTCCAAAAGCAACCACTAAAAGAATCAAACCCAAAAGCGTATACACTAAGGTTAAGCGCTCAAAGATCATCAGTTTATTAAACAAAATCTCGATGTTAATGTGTGTCGATGAAGGCATTATGTCCGAGCCATATTTGGTTTGAAAATCCGAAAAAATCTTTACATGTAAAAGAGCTTTGTCATAATTTCGCTCAAAAAGGGCTTCCATAAATGCGGTTGAACTCTCTTGCAATTTTTCGGCTTCTTCCCCTTGAAGCTGTGAGAACATCTGCTCGAAGGCTAACCACGTATGGTTGGCATCGTTTGGCAGTGGGAAGATTTTAAAAAGCACACCTTGATAGAGCATAAAAGCAATGCTAAGACGTTCATCAACTTTGATAAGATCGTTCTCAAACGTTCCTCGCTGACTCGGTTTCATCGCCAGTGCTTTTTGAAGTTCAACATCTAACTTGTAACGATGACCCTCAAAAAAATCTTCAAAAGAAGCTAGCTTTTGCTCTTTTGGAACACCTATAAATTCCCTGAGACGCGGTGTTTTTGTTTGAATCATTGGCAATTTTTTCCACACACTGGGGTGGGAGAGCATTCCAAGGGCGACTTGCATTGCATCCATGTCGTAGAGGCTATTTTTACCGCTGAGTTTATAAAGTACCTCTGTGGCAAGTGTATCAAACGGCTTCATCCGCCCCATACGCGATTGCACGACGAGTTTACCAAAAGCATCGCTAACCTCTTTGCTTTTAGCCTGATGCTCGCTCAAGTAAGTTTGTACATACTCACTCTGAGAAAAAAGCGGTGCATGCGAGAAAAGTAAAAGTGCCACCAGAAACGTACTGCTTTTCACCTCAGCGATGAGCTTTCTAAAACGTGATTTTGGATCGAACAGATTTAAAATAAGTCCTAAAAACAAGAGTGCATAGCCAATGTATGTCACTTCAACGCCAGGGTCTTTGGTGACAGAGAGAATCGTTCCTTTTTCATCAGGGTCATAAAATGTTTGGAAAAATTTGTACCCTTTGTAGGTGAGCGTGTGATTCATGTAAATATGCGCATCTACGCTTGTGTTGCCATCAAGCACGCGAACATCACTGTTGTACGCAGAGGGTGCACGACTACCGTAATAACGTTCTAACTCAAACTTACTCAAATGCAGGGCAAAGGGCAGTGTAATTTCACTGTTTTTATCGTTAGAAAATATAACATTGGAACTCATGCCTTCGCGGATTTTCATCACACCTTCAATACCAAAATAGCGTGTTAATCCAGACCCTATAAGAATGAGAATAAACGCGGCATGAAAGATAAATTTGCTTACATGTAAAATCATTTTAGAGCGGTAAAGCACAAGTGCAAGATTAAGCGCGCCTAGGGTTAAGAATGCTTCGTACCAAATGGCATTATAAACATAATGGCGCGCGAACTTTGTGCCAAAATCATTTTCAACAAAGGTTGCTACTGCGGCACCTACGGCTAAAATGAAGAGAAGTATGAGCGTCGTTTTGTAGGAGCCAAAAACTTTAAGCAACACGTTTGTCCTTGGAGAGGATATTGTGACACACTAAAAGTGCCTTTGGAAGTTTTAGTATATCACAAGGTGGGAGAGAGACAAGTCTCTCCCCTATTTGAAAACCTTACTTTTTATTTTTATCAAAGTAAGAAGATTTGCTATCGACTGCTGGATCAAGAGCTACAGAATTTGGAGCAAGTCTGCCTTTAGCAGCTGCCTCTTTTTTCCACTCTTTCTCTAGTGTCTCTTTAAATTTGAGTTTTTCAGCAATCAAAGCTGGCATATCGACTTTTGCGATTTTTTGAGCTTTTTCTTTTGTGTTAAACTCTGGAGCCATGAAGTCCATAACACCATGTTTAGCAAGAACACTGACAAGTTTAAGACGTGCTTGTTGTGCTTGCTCATTGGCTGAACCTAAGAGTCTTAAGACCTCTTCTGGAGCATGGAAGAACGCACCATGACCTGCAATTGCCATATCGCCTCTCCATTGTGCATGACGGATAAGTGTACGGATTTCTTTAAGTTCATCATCACTTGCACCTGCTTCCATCGCACGGCCTGTCTCGATGTGAGCTTTAGCAATATTATCAAATGCAATGTCCATCATAAAGTCTTTACGATCTACTTTTTGTTTGACAATGTCTTTAAGTTTTTGCTCGCTCTCTCTATGGCAGTTCATACAACTTTTATCCATGTTTTTAAGAGGATTTCCAATTTGGTGATCTGAATACTTCACAGAACCTTCTTGAGTGTAAGGCATGTGACAATCAGCACATGAAACACCTTTTTGTCCATGAATTCCCGTTCTCCAAAGCTCCCAGTCAGGATGTTGTGCTTTGATCATAGGTGTTTTAGAAATACCATGTACCCAGTCAGAGAAATTGATCTCATCATAATATTTCTCCATACCTTCTACGGTTAAACCATTTTTGTAAGGGAGTGTAACAACCATAGCTGTCTTATCAGCACCTTGTGCATCTTTCCAGTCTGTTTTTTTGAAGTAATACTCTACGTGACATTGGGCACATACAAGTGAGCGTTTCTCTTGGTGAGTAGACTCTTCAAATGTTTTAAGCCCTGCTGCTTGAAGACCACGGTTTAAGTGAGGAACACGAACGCTTAACTGCGCTGTTTTATCATCATGACATGTTGCACAACCAATAGAGTTAACCACCTGTGAGCCGTATTTTGCCCATTTGCCTGTAAAATACTCTAATTCACCATCTTCTTCAATCAAACGAGGAACATCAGGTGATTTACATGTCCAACATGCTGTTGGCAAAGGACCTGTTTTTGCGTCTGTTGGAGCACCCGTTCGAAGGGAATTAATATTATCTTGAACCGCATAGTAGTGACCACGTGGTGCATTATAATCTTTTGAGAATGGATAACCAGCCCATGCAACAGCAAGGTATGGTTTTTTATCGAGCATATCAATGAGCTCATCACTCTCTTTTGTTTTTTTCCAAGAATCAAACTGTCTTGGATAGTATTTTGCCCATTCTTCACTTTTCGCTTTACCTTCGATACCTGCTTCACTTGGAGCCTTAGCAAGTTCGACGCGTTGTTTCTCTTTTTCTGTTATATTGCCAGCCAATAGTGCCATTGCTCCGATAGCGACAAGTGAACCAGCAAGTAACAATTTGAACTTCATCATCATTTCTCCTTTTACTTAACTTCTTTGACACCTAAATTATTAGGTGTTGTTGTAAGACCTCTAACTTTACCATGCGGTACGCCCTTATGACATTCCCAGCAACGTCTACCCGTTGCCACACTTGGATCGTCATAATTATGATTTACATCGGCATTTTTAACCATTTGAGAGGTTAAACTCGCATGACAAGAAATACAATTCTCCTGTACTCTTTTCGCTCCATCGTCACTGATTTTAATGGCATTTTTGTACGTATTAAATGTAAACGCAACACTATGGTTGTAACCATCTCGCGCTTTTGCAATGTACTTATTAACCATATTATCACGTGGTAAGTGACAATCGATACAACCAGCCCTTTCAGCATGTGAACTGTGTTGCCATGTCGCATATTGCGTATTCATGACGTGACAGTTTATACAGGCCTTAGGATCATGGGAGAGATACGATAGCGCTTTAGATGCGTGTACTATATAAGCAAAAAAG from Sulfurospirillum oryzae encodes:
- the nrfA gene encoding ammonia-forming cytochrome c nitrite reductase, giving the protein MMKFKLLLAGSLVAIGAMALLAGNITEKEKQRVELAKAPSEAGIEGKAKSEEWAKYYPRQFDSWKKTKESDELIDMLDKKPYLAVAWAGYPFSKDYNAPRGHYYAVQDNINSLRTGAPTDAKTGPLPTACWTCKSPDVPRLIEEDGELEYFTGKWAKYGSQVVNSIGCATCHDDKTAQLSVRVPHLNRGLQAAGLKTFEESTHQEKRSLVCAQCHVEYYFKKTDWKDAQGADKTAMVVTLPYKNGLTVEGMEKYYDEINFSDWVHGISKTPMIKAQHPDWELWRTGIHGQKGVSCADCHMPYTQEGSVKYSDHQIGNPLKNMDKSCMNCHRESEQKLKDIVKQKVDRKDFMMDIAFDNIAKAHIETGRAMEAGASDDELKEIRTLIRHAQWRGDMAIAGHGAFFHAPEEVLRLLGSANEQAQQARLKLVSVLAKHGVMDFMAPEFNTKEKAQKIAKVDMPALIAEKLKFKETLEKEWKKEAAAKGRLAPNSVALDPAVDSKSSYFDKNKK
- the ccsA gene encoding cytochrome c biogenesis protein CcsA; the protein is MLLKVFGSYKTTLILLFILAVGAAVATFVENDFGTKFARHYVYNAIWYEAFLTLGALNLALVLYRSKMILHVSKFIFHAAFILILIGSGLTRYFGIEGVMKIREGMSSNVIFSNDKNSEITLPFALHLSKFELERYYGSRAPSAYNSDVRVLDGNTSVDAHIYMNHTLTYKGYKFFQTFYDPDEKGTILSVTKDPGVEVTYIGYALLFLGLILNLFDPKSRFRKLIAEVKSSTFLVALLLFSHAPLFSQSEYVQTYLSEHQAKSKEVSDAFGKLVVQSRMGRMKPFDTLATEVLYKLSGKNSLYDMDAMQVALGMLSHPSVWKKLPMIQTKTPRLREFIGVPKEQKLASFEDFFEGHRYKLDVELQKALAMKPSQRGTFENDLIKVDERLSIAFMLYQGVLFKIFPLPNDANHTWLAFEQMFSQLQGEEAEKLQESSTAFMEALFERNYDKALLHVKIFSDFQTKYGSDIMPSSTHINIEILFNKLMIFERLTLVYTLLGLILLVVAFGRVFAPQTFTCKLDRALFFIVASLFVLHTCGLALRWYVSGHAPLSDTYESIVYIAWSCLLFCMLFLRRSLFALSGSVMMAGIFMFVAHLGHIDPEITNLVPVLKSFWLSVHVSIITASYGFLALGCALGFFTLILFTCKSSNQTLVTIKHLTTINEITLILGLTLLVIGNFLGGVWANESWGRYWGWDPKETWAYISILIYTIILHVRLVPRFYSHYLFAVLSLLGFASILMTYFGVNFYLAGMHSYATGDPVPIPTWVYVCSGVVLLLILISYKNRLLKEKK
- the nrfH gene encoding cytochrome c nitrite reductase small subunit, translating into MKNSNFLKYAALCVFVVAIGFFAYIVHASKALSYLSHDPKACINCHVMNTQYATWQHSSHAERAGCIDCHLPRDNMVNKYIAKARDGYNHSVAFTFNTYKNAIKISDDGAKRVQENCISCHASLTSQMVKNADVNHNYDDPSVATGRRCWECHKGVPHGKVRGLTTTPNNLGVKEVK